In Bacillus toyonensis BCT-7112, a single window of DNA contains:
- a CDS encoding NupC/NupG family nucleoside CNT transporter → MQYVMSIIGILVVLGLCFALSNNKSKINFRAIAIMIGFQILIGWFMFATKVGQQIIIFISKVFNKLIKLGTTGVDFLFNGIQRDFVFFLNVLLIIVFFSALLSIFSYLGVLPFIVRVVGGAISKITGLPRVESFHAVNSVFFGSSEALIVIKNDLQHFNKNRMFIICCSAMSSVSASVTASYVMMLDAKYVLAALPLNLFSSLIVCSLLTPVDTKKEDEVIQKFDRTLFGDSFIGAMINGALDGLKVAGIVAALMIAFIGVMEVVNYVISAASGAMGHAITLQQIFGYILAPFAFLMGIPTQDIIPAGGIMGTKIVLNEFVAILDLKETVTTLAPRTVGIVTVFLISFASISQIGAIVGTIRALSEKQGSVVSKFGWKMLFASTLASILSATIAGLFI, encoded by the coding sequence ATGCAATATGTAATGAGCATTATCGGTATTCTTGTCGTTTTAGGTTTATGTTTTGCTTTGTCAAACAACAAAAGTAAAATCAACTTCCGCGCAATTGCAATTATGATTGGTTTCCAAATTTTAATCGGTTGGTTTATGTTTGCTACAAAGGTTGGTCAACAAATCATTATTTTCATTAGTAAAGTTTTCAACAAACTAATTAAACTTGGTACGACAGGTGTCGATTTTCTCTTTAATGGGATTCAAAGAGATTTTGTCTTTTTCTTAAATGTATTATTAATTATCGTATTTTTCTCAGCACTACTTTCGATCTTTAGTTATTTAGGTGTTTTACCATTTATTGTTCGCGTTGTCGGCGGTGCAATTTCAAAAATTACTGGTTTACCACGCGTTGAATCATTCCACGCAGTAAACTCTGTATTCTTCGGTTCAAGTGAAGCGTTAATCGTTATTAAAAATGATTTACAGCATTTTAACAAAAACCGTATGTTTATTATTTGTTGTTCTGCGATGAGCTCCGTTTCTGCTTCTGTTACAGCATCATACGTAATGATGTTAGATGCGAAATATGTACTAGCTGCTCTTCCGCTAAACTTATTCTCAAGCTTAATCGTTTGTTCGTTATTAACACCAGTTGATACGAAAAAAGAAGACGAAGTGATTCAAAAATTTGATAGAACTCTATTTGGAGACAGTTTTATTGGCGCAATGATTAACGGTGCGCTTGACGGGTTAAAAGTAGCTGGGATCGTTGCTGCATTAATGATTGCTTTCATCGGTGTTATGGAAGTTGTAAACTACGTAATTAGCGCAGCTTCAGGTGCAATGGGACATGCTATTACGTTACAACAAATCTTCGGTTATATACTTGCTCCATTCGCATTCTTAATGGGTATTCCAACTCAAGATATTATCCCAGCTGGTGGTATTATGGGTACGAAGATTGTATTAAACGAGTTTGTAGCAATCCTTGATTTAAAAGAAACAGTTACAACATTAGCTCCACGTACAGTTGGAATCGTTACAGTATTCTTAATTAGCTTCGCAAGTATTAGCCAAATTGGTGCGATTGTTGGTACAATCCGTGCCCTTTCTGAAAAACAAGGAAGCGTCGTATCTAAATTTGGTTGGAAAATGCTATTCGCGTCAACACTTGCTTCTATTTTATCTGCGACAATCGCTGGATTATTTATCTAA
- the rlmD gene encoding 23S rRNA (uracil(1939)-C(5))-methyltransferase RlmD: MSTKMTPPVEKNEFIDVVFEDLTHDGAGVAKIKGYPIFVKNGLPGEEAQIKIIKVKKNFAFGRLIKLHTESPYRKDAECPVYNQCGGCQLQHLTYEGQLQAKEKQVRDVMQRIGGLSDVPVHPVLGMKNPWVYRNKAQVPIGEREGGLVAGFYRQGTHDIINMESCLIQAEENDALIQEVKRICEKHGISAYNEERNKGTLRHVMARYGQVTGEIMLVFITRTAELPNKKAIIEEIAAKFPEVKSIVQNVNTKRTNVIFGDTTTVLYGSEYIYDFIGDIKFAISARSFYQVNPEQTKVLYDKTLEYAKLDGNETVIDAYCGIGSISLFLAQKAKKVYGVEIVPEAIEDANRNAALNNMTNAEFGVGEAEVVIPKWYKEGVIADTMVVDPPRKGCDEALLNTIIDMKPKRVVYVSCNPATLARDLKVLEEGGYKTQEVQPVDMFPHTTHVECVAWLKLV, translated from the coding sequence ATGAGTACAAAAATGACGCCACCAGTTGAAAAAAACGAGTTTATAGATGTAGTATTTGAAGATTTAACACACGATGGTGCCGGTGTTGCGAAAATAAAGGGTTATCCTATTTTCGTTAAAAACGGACTACCAGGTGAAGAAGCACAAATTAAAATTATTAAAGTGAAGAAAAACTTCGCGTTTGGTCGTTTGATAAAACTTCATACAGAGAGCCCGTATCGTAAAGATGCAGAATGCCCAGTATACAACCAGTGCGGCGGTTGTCAGCTTCAGCACTTAACATATGAAGGACAATTACAAGCGAAAGAAAAACAAGTACGTGACGTTATGCAGCGTATCGGCGGGTTAAGCGATGTCCCTGTTCATCCTGTACTAGGCATGAAAAACCCATGGGTATACCGTAATAAAGCACAAGTACCGATTGGGGAACGTGAAGGCGGACTTGTAGCTGGCTTCTATCGTCAAGGAACGCATGACATCATTAATATGGAATCATGCTTAATTCAGGCAGAAGAAAACGATGCATTAATTCAAGAAGTGAAACGTATTTGTGAGAAACATGGTATCTCGGCATACAATGAAGAGCGTAACAAAGGAACACTACGCCACGTAATGGCTCGCTACGGACAAGTAACAGGGGAAATTATGCTTGTCTTCATTACACGTACAGCAGAATTACCAAACAAAAAAGCAATCATTGAGGAAATTGCAGCGAAATTCCCAGAAGTAAAATCAATCGTTCAAAACGTAAATACGAAACGAACAAACGTTATTTTCGGTGATACAACGACAGTACTGTACGGATCAGAATATATTTATGACTTTATCGGTGACATTAAATTCGCGATTTCAGCACGTTCATTCTATCAAGTAAACCCAGAACAAACGAAAGTGCTATACGATAAAACGCTAGAATACGCAAAGTTAGATGGTAACGAAACAGTAATTGATGCATATTGCGGAATCGGATCAATCTCTTTATTCCTAGCGCAAAAAGCGAAAAAAGTGTACGGCGTTGAAATCGTCCCAGAAGCAATCGAAGACGCAAACCGTAACGCAGCACTAAACAACATGACAAACGCTGAATTTGGCGTAGGAGAAGCAGAAGTAGTCATTCCAAAATGGTACAAAGAAGGCGTAATCGCCGACACAATGGTCGTAGACCCACCGCGTAAAGGTTGTGACGAAGCGCTATTAAACACAATCATCGACATGAAACCAAAGCGCGTCGTATACGTATCATGTAACCCAGCAACATTAGCACGCGACTTAAAAGTACTAGAAGAAGGCGGATATAAAACACAGGAAGTACAGCCTGTTGATATGTTCCCGCATACGACTCATGTGGAGTGTGTGGCTTGGCTTAAGTTGGTATAA
- the nhaC gene encoding Na+/H+ antiporter NhaC, with product MKKEIPFGIAIIPIIITVAVMMVTIVVLKQSPHVPLIIGTTVASIVAWRYGYKWNDLEEAMYKGIRLALPAIVIIILVGLTIGAWIGGGIVATMIYYGLKLLTPSLFLVSITIICSIVALAIGSSWSTMGTIGVAGMGIGLSMGIPAPMVAGAIISGSYFGDKMSPLSDTTNLAAGLTNTDLFAHIRHMLFTTIPGLIITLIVYAFLGRSFGDNNIDAQSIDQTLQVLQQNFVISPFLLIIPVAVMVLVAKKVPAIPAILVGIILGFLSQVFIQGGSVSASVGALQAGFVIDTGNKLVDELFNRGGLDSMMNTVSMTIVAMTFGGVLEHTGILRSIVNQILKLAKSAKGLIASTIASCFVTNLTCSEQYISIVVPSRMYANAYTEKGLHSKNLSRALEDGGTLTSVFVPWNTCGVFILATLGVGAFEYAPYAILNFIVPIISIIYGITGFTIVKLSDIEKAELLKKQKAQLEA from the coding sequence ATGAAAAAAGAAATACCTTTTGGAATAGCGATTATCCCTATTATCATTACCGTTGCAGTTATGATGGTTACAATTGTTGTATTAAAACAAAGCCCTCACGTTCCACTTATTATCGGTACGACCGTTGCTTCTATCGTCGCTTGGCGTTACGGTTACAAATGGAATGATCTTGAAGAAGCAATGTATAAAGGGATTCGTCTTGCATTACCCGCTATCGTCATTATTATTCTTGTTGGCTTAACAATCGGTGCTTGGATTGGCGGTGGAATCGTCGCAACAATGATTTATTACGGTTTAAAACTTTTAACTCCATCACTATTTTTAGTATCCATTACCATTATCTGTTCTATCGTTGCATTAGCGATTGGTAGCTCTTGGTCTACAATGGGAACAATTGGTGTTGCCGGAATGGGCATTGGTCTAAGTATGGGTATTCCAGCTCCAATGGTTGCTGGTGCCATTATTTCAGGCTCTTATTTTGGCGATAAAATGTCACCGCTTTCAGACACAACAAACTTAGCCGCAGGATTAACAAATACAGATTTATTCGCACATATTCGTCATATGTTATTTACTACAATTCCAGGTTTAATTATTACTCTTATCGTCTATGCTTTCTTAGGAAGAAGCTTCGGTGATAACAATATTGATGCGCAAAGCATCGATCAAACATTACAAGTCTTACAACAAAACTTTGTTATTTCACCTTTCCTATTAATCATACCCGTAGCCGTTATGGTATTGGTCGCTAAAAAGGTTCCTGCCATACCAGCCATTCTCGTCGGTATTATTTTAGGATTCTTATCACAAGTCTTTATTCAAGGTGGTTCTGTCTCAGCATCTGTCGGTGCACTCCAAGCTGGATTTGTTATAGACACTGGAAACAAGCTAGTAGACGAACTATTTAACCGCGGTGGCTTAGATTCGATGATGAATACAGTCTCTATGACAATTGTCGCTATGACTTTCGGAGGAGTATTAGAACATACAGGTATTCTTCGCTCAATTGTAAATCAAATTTTAAAGTTAGCAAAATCAGCAAAAGGGCTTATCGCTTCTACTATCGCATCTTGTTTTGTAACAAACCTTACTTGCTCTGAACAATATATTTCAATTGTTGTTCCTTCAAGAATGTACGCAAATGCATACACAGAAAAAGGACTACATTCAAAAAATTTATCCAGAGCATTAGAAGATGGCGGAACATTAACTTCTGTCTTCGTTCCCTGGAATACGTGCGGTGTATTTATTCTCGCTACACTTGGCGTAGGTGCATTTGAATATGCCCCTTATGCTATTTTGAATTTCATCGTACCTATTATCTCAATCATTTATGGTATAACAGGCTTCACAATTGTAAAACTATCAGACATTGAAAAAGCAGAACTACTAAAGAAACAAAAAGCGCAACTAGAAGCTTAA
- a CDS encoding M48 family metallopeptidase codes for MIHTYLGETINFHITYKKKKSVRLFVDSYGNVEVQAPKGTPVEYLVQLLEEKWDWIQRTRKEMQERVLGPQEKDYDQGEEFLYLGSTYPIQISQDTSMEQDNAVFEGDKLHIYVKELKDEKIQQALKRFYYKQCKALVEKSIKAHQSNFKTKPRSIRITDSSRTWGTCDSNLQLTFNWKLAMAPQRVIDYVVVHEMCHMVHLNHDRSFWRLVGKIMPDYKEMENWLALSSWKMTI; via the coding sequence ATGATACATACATATTTAGGTGAGACAATTAATTTTCATATAACTTATAAGAAGAAAAAGTCCGTGCGTCTTTTTGTAGATTCGTACGGAAATGTGGAAGTGCAAGCTCCAAAAGGGACACCTGTTGAATACTTAGTCCAGTTGCTAGAGGAGAAGTGGGATTGGATTCAGAGAACCCGTAAGGAAATGCAGGAGCGAGTGCTTGGACCACAGGAAAAAGATTATGATCAAGGAGAGGAATTTCTGTATTTAGGAAGTACGTATCCGATACAGATTTCTCAAGATACAAGTATGGAGCAAGACAATGCAGTGTTTGAAGGGGATAAGCTACATATTTATGTGAAAGAGCTTAAGGATGAGAAAATACAACAAGCTTTAAAACGATTTTATTATAAGCAGTGTAAAGCGCTAGTAGAGAAGAGTATTAAAGCGCATCAAAGTAATTTTAAAACAAAACCGCGATCTATTCGTATTACAGATAGTAGTCGTACGTGGGGAACTTGTGATTCTAATTTACAATTAACATTTAATTGGAAGCTAGCGATGGCACCACAGCGAGTGATTGACTATGTAGTTGTTCATGAAATGTGCCATATGGTTCATTTAAATCATGATCGTTCTTTTTGGCGCCTTGTCGGAAAGATAATGCCTGATTATAAGGAAATGGAGAATTGGTTAGCGTTATCTAGTTGGAAGATGACGATTTAG
- a CDS encoding M20 peptidase aminoacylase family protein, producing MKTLELQERLTEIFQHLHENPEVSWKEYETTAYITNFLKEEGISYKTFDDCPGVIAEIGNGNPVIAIRADMDALWQEVDGEFKANHSCGHDAHMTIVMGLILQLKNMRWDSGTVRFIFQPAEEKGNGALKMVEKGAVDDADFLFGVHLRPIEELSLKQAAPSIRHGAARFLEGMIHGEDAHGARPHQGVNAIDVISMINIGLKNIWLPPQSSYSVKMTRCQAGGDNLNIIPGNGHFSLDVRAENNTLLEELKKKIEHVIESAASMGSKTSYEWIDLAPGAEVSEEAERYMRKGILEVYGEEQCTGPLYTTGSDDFHYYTVKRPHLKAVMLGLGADLQPGLHHPHMRFDHSCIMDGVEILKQTVLKVLEDRG from the coding sequence TTGAAAACATTAGAACTACAAGAGCGTTTAACGGAAATTTTTCAGCATTTACATGAAAACCCTGAAGTAAGTTGGAAAGAGTATGAAACGACAGCTTATATTACTAACTTTTTAAAAGAAGAAGGAATTTCATATAAAACATTTGATGATTGCCCAGGCGTAATCGCTGAGATTGGAAATGGGAACCCGGTTATTGCGATTCGTGCTGATATGGATGCACTTTGGCAAGAAGTAGATGGAGAATTTAAAGCGAATCATTCGTGTGGTCATGATGCTCATATGACGATTGTAATGGGGCTTATTTTACAATTGAAAAATATGAGATGGGATAGTGGAACGGTTAGATTTATTTTTCAACCGGCAGAAGAGAAGGGAAATGGTGCTTTAAAGATGGTAGAGAAAGGTGCTGTAGATGATGCTGATTTCTTATTCGGTGTCCATTTACGACCAATCGAAGAATTATCTTTGAAACAAGCAGCCCCATCTATTCGTCACGGAGCAGCAAGATTTCTAGAGGGTATGATTCATGGGGAGGATGCACATGGGGCAAGACCACACCAAGGTGTGAATGCAATTGATGTCATTTCCATGATTAATATCGGTTTGAAAAATATATGGTTGCCGCCACAAAGTTCATATTCAGTGAAGATGACGCGGTGCCAAGCTGGTGGAGATAATTTAAATATCATTCCAGGTAACGGCCATTTTAGCTTAGATGTAAGAGCGGAGAATAATACATTATTAGAAGAATTAAAGAAAAAGATAGAGCATGTAATAGAATCAGCCGCATCAATGGGATCGAAAACTTCATACGAATGGATTGATCTTGCTCCAGGAGCAGAGGTGTCAGAAGAAGCGGAGCGTTACATGCGTAAAGGCATTCTCGAAGTGTATGGAGAAGAGCAATGCACAGGGCCGCTTTATACGACAGGAAGCGATGACTTCCATTACTACACAGTGAAGAGACCACATTTAAAAGCTGTCATGCTTGGACTAGGAGCAGATCTACAACCTGGATTACACCATCCGCATATGAGGTTTGATCATAGTTGTATTATGGATGGGGTAGAAATATTGAAGCAAACTGTATTGAAAGTGTTAGAAGACAGGGGCTAG
- a CDS encoding DUF1456 family protein — protein MAMSNNDILKRVRYALDIRDIDMVEIFKLGGMEVTKEDVVDMLTKIKRAPQHEPEDADIIEDEYVKTCDMMMLEAFLNGFITLKRGKQDPKPGQPAPVQSKESANNLLLKKMKIALSLTTEDVLDILDSVGVTVTKGELGALLRKKGHKNYKECGDRYARNFIKGLAVKYRG, from the coding sequence ATGGCAATGAGCAACAACGATATATTAAAGAGAGTAAGATATGCTTTAGATATAAGAGATATAGATATGGTGGAAATCTTTAAACTTGGCGGGATGGAAGTAACGAAAGAAGACGTAGTTGATATGCTTACAAAAATAAAAAGAGCTCCTCAGCATGAACCTGAAGATGCTGATATAATCGAAGATGAGTACGTAAAAACATGCGATATGATGATGTTAGAGGCATTTTTAAATGGATTTATTACTTTAAAAAGAGGAAAGCAAGATCCGAAACCAGGACAACCGGCACCTGTACAGAGCAAGGAGAGTGCCAATAACCTTCTTCTAAAGAAAATGAAAATTGCACTATCGTTAACGACTGAGGATGTGCTTGATATATTAGATAGCGTAGGAGTTACGGTGACAAAAGGAGAATTAGGCGCCTTATTAAGAAAGAAAGGCCATAAGAATTACAAAGAGTGCGGCGATAGATACGCAAGGAATTTCATTAAAGGATTAGCTGTAAAGTATAGAGGATAA
- a CDS encoding tRNA dihydrouridine synthase, with protein MIDNFWRELPRPFFVLAPMEDVTDVVFRHVVSEAGRPDVFFTEFTNSDSYCHPEGMKSVRGRLIFTEDEQPMVAHIWGDNPEYFRQMSIGMAELGFKGIDINMGCPVPNVASRGKGSGLILRPDVAAELIQAAKAGGLPVSVKTRLGFKELSEWEDWLTHIFKQDIANLSIHLRTREEMSQVDAHWELIPEIKKLRDRIAPNTLITINGDIPDRQTGMELAEKYGIDGVMIGRGIFKNPFAFEKEPREHSSKEHLDLLRLQLDLQDQYAEVLPRSITGLHRFFKIYVKGFPGAAELRNQLMSTKSTDEVRALLDKFEASVNTAGDSETV; from the coding sequence ATGATAGATAATTTTTGGCGTGAATTACCACGACCATTTTTCGTACTTGCACCAATGGAAGATGTGACAGACGTCGTTTTCCGTCACGTAGTAAGTGAAGCTGGCCGACCGGATGTATTCTTCACAGAGTTTACAAACTCGGATAGCTATTGCCATCCAGAAGGTATGAAAAGTGTACGTGGCCGTTTAATTTTTACAGAAGATGAACAACCAATGGTAGCACATATTTGGGGAGATAATCCTGAATATTTTCGTCAAATGAGTATAGGTATGGCAGAGTTAGGATTTAAAGGTATCGATATTAATATGGGATGCCCAGTACCGAATGTAGCATCGAGAGGAAAAGGTAGCGGCCTTATTCTACGTCCAGACGTTGCAGCAGAATTAATTCAAGCAGCAAAAGCGGGCGGATTACCTGTCAGCGTAAAAACGCGACTTGGCTTTAAAGAGTTAAGTGAGTGGGAAGATTGGTTAACGCATATTTTTAAACAAGATATTGCAAACCTTTCTATTCATTTACGTACAAGAGAAGAAATGAGCCAAGTAGATGCGCACTGGGAACTAATTCCGGAAATTAAAAAATTACGTGACCGCATTGCACCAAATACGTTAATAACAATCAATGGAGACATTCCTGACCGTCAAACTGGAATGGAACTTGCTGAAAAATACGGTATTGATGGCGTTATGATCGGGCGAGGTATTTTTAAAAATCCGTTTGCTTTCGAAAAAGAGCCAAGAGAGCATAGCAGTAAAGAACACTTAGATCTTTTAAGACTACAGCTTGATTTACAAGATCAATATGCAGAAGTACTGCCACGCTCAATCACGGGACTTCATCGCTTCTTCAAAATTTATGTAAAAGGATTCCCTGGAGCTGCGGAACTAAGAAATCAATTGATGAGCACGAAATCGACTGATGAGGTGCGTGCGTTGCTTGATAAGTTTGAGGCAAGTGTTAACACGGCTGGAGATAGTGAAACAGTGTAA
- a CDS encoding mandelate racemase/muconate lactonizing enzyme family protein has translation MKITAIHLYAIRLPLRDPFVISYGSYSDMPSVIVKMETDEGIIGYGEGVADDHVTGESWESTFHTLKHTLAPALIGQNPMNIEKIHDMMDNTIYGVPTAKAAIDIACFDIMGKKLNQPVYQLIGGRYHEDFPVTHVLSIADPEDMAAEAASMIQKGYQSFKMKVGTNVKEDVKRIEAVRERVGSDIAIRVDVNQGWKNSANTLTALRSLGHLNIDWIEQPVVADDIDAMAHIRSKTDLPLMIDEGLKGSREMRQIIKLDAADKVNIKLMKCGGIYPAVKLAHQAEMAGIECQVGSMVESSVASSAGFHVAFSKKIITSVELTGPLKFTKDIGNLHYDVPFIRLNEKPGLGIEINEDTLQELTVFQDVVR, from the coding sequence ATGAAAATTACAGCTATTCATCTTTACGCAATTCGTTTACCGCTTCGCGATCCGTTTGTTATTAGTTATGGTTCTTATTCTGATATGCCTTCTGTTATCGTCAAAATGGAAACAGATGAAGGCATTATCGGTTACGGTGAGGGCGTTGCTGATGATCACGTTACAGGCGAATCATGGGAAAGTACTTTCCATACTTTAAAACATACACTTGCTCCTGCGCTCATCGGGCAAAATCCAATGAATATTGAGAAAATACACGATATGATGGACAATACAATTTACGGTGTGCCTACTGCGAAGGCCGCGATTGATATTGCTTGTTTTGATATAATGGGCAAAAAACTAAATCAACCTGTATATCAATTAATTGGCGGACGCTACCATGAAGACTTCCCTGTCACTCACGTCTTAAGTATCGCCGATCCAGAAGACATGGCTGCTGAAGCTGCTTCCATGATTCAAAAAGGTTACCAATCTTTCAAAATGAAAGTCGGTACGAATGTAAAAGAAGATGTAAAACGTATTGAAGCGGTACGTGAACGTGTAGGAAGTGATATTGCGATTCGCGTTGATGTAAACCAAGGATGGAAAAATAGCGCCAACACATTAACGGCACTTCGTTCATTAGGTCATTTAAACATCGACTGGATTGAACAGCCTGTTGTCGCAGACGATATTGACGCAATGGCTCACATTCGTTCTAAAACAGACCTTCCGCTTATGATTGATGAAGGATTAAAAGGTTCTCGTGAAATGCGCCAAATCATTAAATTAGACGCGGCTGATAAAGTAAATATAAAACTAATGAAATGCGGCGGCATATATCCCGCTGTAAAACTCGCTCATCAAGCAGAAATGGCCGGCATTGAATGCCAAGTTGGATCCATGGTCGAATCATCCGTTGCCTCTTCCGCAGGATTCCATGTCGCTTTCTCGAAAAAAATCATTACGAGCGTTGAACTTACAGGTCCATTAAAGTTCACGAAAGACATCGGAAACTTACATTACGACGTACCATTTATTCGCTTAAACGAAAAGCCAGGACTCGGCATTGAAATAAATGAAGATACATTACAAGAACTAACCGTCTTTCAAGACGTTGTACGCTAA
- a CDS encoding GAF domain-containing sensor histidine kinase, with translation MLSDQARYSRLANITKIINTKLELREVLQRVTMAISEEIVRCNAVGIYLPQEDGTFRGFAGKPETINGVTLDTQVIDPEIDLLAKEVIETKKTIYIPDTSKDHRPDPRPVDAFKIKSLLALPISFGQELFGLVFLFDYGTPMNLTDSEIQSVEAYVNMAAVAIQNANNLTQKENLIAEKQLLLNVTRDLSMCSSIQESFDKCFFYLGQILESKNVAAHLLDPLDKKTIKTTKLSKDCNWTEVDWMEKSYDAKIQEVIQTKNIDSKGLLMIPLVSMGEVLGVIVVGKEGKFYNYDNSQIQLAKSIVDATAPTFSNLLYMDQLESMVEERTRELAAANEKVTSVIESITDGFFTLNNKWEFTYVNKHQYFPQRKTAKDVLGKNIREVFPSSVDTVMYKEFHSAMSERTTVHFEFLSISDEYWYEVSAYPYDDGICCIFKNITEKKQYEQELKRLSNIDLIGQMAAGISHEIRNPMTTVRGFLQLLKEENIYEKHNKYFNLMIEELDRSNSIITEFLSMGNTKKSDLQMLDLNLIIHDTIPLIKIDTHNQNKYIQVDTNDIPELLLNRNEIRQLLINLYRNGLEAMSTGQVLTISTYKEGQNCVVLAVRDQGKGIRPEVLEKLGTPFYTTKDNGTGLGLGICYAIAARHNAKIEIQTGSEGTTFFAKFNYANNKQ, from the coding sequence ATGTTAAGTGATCAGGCGAGATATTCTAGGCTCGCGAATATAACAAAAATAATAAATACAAAATTAGAACTACGTGAAGTATTGCAGCGTGTAACAATGGCGATATCAGAGGAGATTGTTAGGTGCAATGCTGTTGGAATTTATTTACCCCAGGAAGATGGAACATTTAGAGGGTTTGCAGGAAAACCAGAGACCATAAATGGTGTAACGCTCGATACGCAAGTAATTGATCCTGAAATAGACTTACTGGCAAAAGAAGTTATTGAAACCAAAAAAACGATCTATATTCCTGATACCTCAAAGGATCATCGGCCGGATCCTAGACCAGTTGATGCGTTCAAAATTAAGTCCTTATTAGCCTTGCCTATCTCATTCGGGCAAGAGTTATTTGGTCTGGTTTTTTTATTTGATTATGGAACTCCAATGAACTTAACAGATTCAGAAATTCAAAGTGTTGAAGCTTATGTAAATATGGCTGCGGTCGCAATTCAAAACGCAAATAATTTAACACAAAAGGAAAACCTTATTGCCGAGAAGCAGTTGTTACTAAATGTTACCCGTGATTTATCAATGTGTTCCTCGATACAGGAGAGTTTTGATAAATGTTTTTTTTACTTAGGACAGATTTTAGAGAGTAAAAACGTGGCTGCCCACCTTTTAGACCCGTTAGACAAAAAAACGATTAAAACAACGAAGTTAAGTAAGGACTGTAATTGGACAGAAGTGGATTGGATGGAAAAAAGCTATGACGCCAAGATCCAAGAGGTTATTCAAACAAAAAATATAGATAGTAAGGGTCTTTTGATGATCCCATTGGTTTCAATGGGAGAAGTATTAGGGGTAATTGTTGTTGGTAAAGAGGGAAAATTTTACAATTACGATAATTCCCAAATTCAATTGGCAAAATCTATCGTTGATGCTACAGCTCCTACGTTTTCAAACTTGTTATATATGGATCAACTTGAAAGCATGGTGGAAGAGCGAACGAGAGAACTAGCTGCTGCTAATGAAAAAGTTACAAGTGTGATCGAAAGTATTACGGATGGATTCTTTACTTTGAATAATAAATGGGAATTTACGTACGTAAATAAGCATCAATATTTTCCACAAAGAAAAACAGCAAAAGATGTATTAGGCAAGAATATACGGGAGGTTTTCCCGAGTAGCGTCGACACAGTTATGTATAAGGAATTTCATAGTGCAATGTCAGAGCGAACTACAGTTCATTTCGAATTTCTTTCTATATCTGATGAATATTGGTACGAAGTTAGTGCATACCCGTATGATGATGGTATTTGTTGTATTTTTAAAAACATAACGGAAAAAAAGCAATATGAGCAGGAATTGAAAAGGTTATCAAACATAGATTTAATAGGGCAAATGGCAGCAGGTATTAGCCATGAGATTAGAAATCCAATGACAACAGTACGAGGATTTTTGCAGTTATTAAAAGAAGAGAACATCTATGAGAAACATAATAAATACTTTAATTTAATGATAGAAGAACTTGACCGCTCCAATTCTATTATTACTGAATTTCTCTCAATGGGTAATACAAAGAAATCGGATTTGCAGATGTTAGATTTAAATTTAATTATCCATGATACGATTCCTTTAATAAAGATTGATACGCATAATCAAAATAAATATATTCAAGTCGATACAAATGACATTCCGGAATTACTTTTAAATCGTAACGAGATACGGCAATTATTAATAAACCTATACCGTAATGGCTTAGAAGCGATGAGCACAGGGCAAGTTCTAACCATCAGTACCTACAAGGAAGGTCAAAATTGTGTGGTGCTTGCAGTGCGTGATCAAGGAAAAGGTATCAGACCTGAAGTATTAGAGAAACTGGGTACTCCATTTTACACGACCAAAGATAATGGAACTGGATTGGGGCTAGGTATATGTTATGCCATTGCTGCCCGTCATAATGCAAAAATAGAAATTCAAACAGGATCGGAAGGCACGACTTTTTTTGCTAAATTTAACTATGCAAATAATAAACAATAA